Below is a genomic region from Brucella sp. BE17.
AAGGTGCTGGTTTCAAATCCGTCGAACATCCAGCCGATAAAACTGCTGCCGAGTGTTCGTCGTTGAATTGGACCTATCTCTTGAACTGTATCTTCACTCATTGCGTCCTCCCTAATGACCTTACAGACGACAGGTCTCGCTCCAGCTCCCCTCAATGAGAAGCTGCCCCACCCCGTCTATGTTTGAGAATTCCTTAACCCAATCGAAACAGCTATTCCGGTTTTCCTGTGCGCATTCGTCGGTTGAAAATCGGCAACGCCAAACCGAACACCTCGAACCGGGACAGGATCAGCAGCAGGAAGCCAGATGCGCCCGCCCGGTTCAAACGGCCGACATCGCCAGACAGCAGCGCTTCCCGTTCTGCCTCGGTGAAAGGCATAGTCTGCACGGCAGACTCTGGTGACGTCAGGATAAGCTTGCGAAACTCCTTGTCGTGTAGAACGCGGCGACAAAGGGTGTGAATGAGGTAAATATTCATTGAGCACTCCTTACGTCCCAGGCGGCGAAGGCGTTGCCCAATTGCGGCTGATCTATCAGTATTGCCGGGGTTTGATTCCCGACGAGACCTAAAGCGATAATCCAATTGAGAAGTTCGCCAGCGACATTGCCCGCTTCGAGCATACGGTCCTCAGTCGCCTGTGAGACAAGATCATCATAAAGGCCGGTCTTGATTTCCTGAAGAATCCACGCAGCCCAAGAGGGATCGGGAACACCAAAAGTCTTGTCAACCATGACTCTTGGCCCCCCGATTTCCAGGCTTAGAGATCCGCTAGTGACGACTGCAACGCGGGCATCGCTATCCCAAGACCGTATCGCCTCTCCAATCGAACGACCCAGAGCAAGGCATCTTGACGCGACTGGCAATGGTGGAACGACGCAGTTTATGAAGATGGGTACGATCGGCAGATGCATATCTGGGGTTAAGAAGTGGAGCGGCACGAGCGCACCGTGATCGATTTGGAAATCGACTGTAGAAGAGAAATCGAAGCCAGCAGCAACCATGCTCGACAAAAGATGTTTCCCAGCCGCAGCTTCCACGCGAACATCGTACCAAGGCATGCCAGGAGTCTGATCGTTTGGTCCAGCCGTCGCCTCAGCAGTACCGATGGCAAATGTCGGCCAGTTGTCGAAGAAAAACGTGTTGAAGTGATCGTTGTTGACCGTAACAATCACATCCGGTTTCGAAGCCTCAAAATGAGCGCGTATTTCCGAAAAATAACGCACGGCCTCCGACTTCTCACCGTTGAGCTGCGCGTCGGCGACAAAGCTCGGTGTGTGTGGGACGGCATACACCGCGACAAGTTCAGCCAAAGCCTTACTCCTCCTCCTTAGCGCACCAGGGTTGGCCGCTTAAACCGCTTCTGTGACGTAGAACCGTAATACACGGGATCGTCAGAGACTTTGGTGAGGATTTTCAGACGTCTGAAAATATGAACGATGCAAGGATTTGCGCTTTCCTCGTATCGATCAAACTTTATCGGATTGCCGCAGTGTGTGGGGGGTACAGATCGAACGTGCAATTTTGAGGTTTCTGCCGCCGGAGTGTTCAGGAATTACTTCGATCAGATCGGCAAGCACACCGACCGTCTTCTGAAGCAACCCGTCGGAGCCCTTACTAAATGCAAGGTCGATGCCGATCTTAAGTGCCCATGACAAAGCATTCTCCGCACGGGCTTTCTCCAGCGCGCCCCAGAGGTCTACATTTTTTTCCCCTCGTACATTAGCAAGCAGGATCGTAGCACGGCGGAACTCGACATCGGCCCAGCACGGTTCGCTATCTCTTTCTTCCACGAGAATATGCAATACCGGCAAAAGTGGAGTGCTATCGCACATATTCCGTTGTGTGGCGACAAGCATGTCGCTAAACAGAATGGTGTACTTGGGATGAAAACCGGCATTGAATACCGCTTCGACAACCGATGATAGTTCAGACGAGGAAACGACTTTTCCGCTTTCCATGGTCGCCCAGGCATCAAAAACACTCGCGTAGGTATCCCAGAATCCCAAGCCGTGTTGACGTGCGGCATGCCGTAGGCGGGTGACTGCGCCTCGCACTGCTTCGACGTCGCCCTCAAGGCCGAAAACGGTACTCTCTCCTTCTGCAAGCGCACAGCATAGCGTATTGGCGTGGTCGAGCATTATCGCTTCGGATACCGCAAGACCTGCAAGGTCTTTTGCTTCGTTGACGCGACCCAAAACCCATAGCGTACGAGCGAGAAACGATTTTCCGGCAACACTTTGGTCGAGCCCGAACCGAAACCTCTGTTGCGGCAAGTTCACCTGAAACCAGTGAATGCTTCGCTCGATAAGCTCACGTGCAAGATCGTGATTGCCTGAGAAATGTTGCGACACACCGGCAATTCGTTCGGCTACTGCCGCCGCTTCAGCATCACCAGCGCGTAGAGAACACCGCAACATTTCGGTTGCATGATTTAATGAGTCATGAAAACGACCGGATCTAAGACTTACGAGCCATAGGCCATATCTTGCCTGAAGTTCGATCTCAGAAACTCCATGGAGCTGCGCGAGAAAAAGTGCCCTTTGCCACGCACTATCCGCCTCTGCGACGGGACCAACAGCCCAGCTAAGTGCGGTACCCAATGCAGCTTGCAAAGACATTTCGTCACTAGCTGCCATCGAGTTCGCAAAACGCTCCAGTGCGTCCGAAATACGATTTCGACATTCATCATGAAGCGATAGCTGCACCCAGTACGGTGTCGCACAGGCCAGAATACTGATCCCAACCTGCATGTCACCATTCGTAGAAAATGACCAGTCAAGGACGCCGCGGATGTCGTCGATAATACCAGCGTGGGTGGCTTGCCACTCATCCGTGGAAAGCGTTTTCCAGTCGTGAGTTGCATGGCGAGCCGCAGTCAAGATGTGAAACGCATATCGTTGCATGACGCAATTTAAATCTGGGTCGTCCGCAAGCTTCTCCAACGCATAGAATCGAATGGATTCTAGAAATCGATACTGGGGTCTGGTGTGGCTTAGATCCAGCAGCAAAAGGGATTTGCTTACGAGACGCCCCAAAATATCAACCGCATACCAGGGATCACTCTTCTCAGGGATTGCCACCGCACGGACGGCTCCCACATCAAATGGAGAGGAGAACACCGATATGCGTCTAAGCATCAACTGCTCATCTGGATCAAGCAGATGGTAGCTCCAATCAACGGTCGCCCGTAGCGTTCTGTGCTTGGCAAGAGCTGTTTTTCGGCCCGCCGTTAGCAGGTTGAAGCGATCATTCAGCGCTGCCAGAACACCGCTCAGGCCAATTGTTGAGACGCGCGCCGCTGCCAACTCCAAGGCCAACGGCAATCCGTCGAGCCGATGACAGATTTCGTTGACCAATGCGACATTGATTTCGTTTGTCTGGGTCTTGGCTGATGCCCGTTCCACAAAAAGCTCGAAGGCCGGATATTTCAGAGCCGTCTTGATATCCATTATATTTTTGGGCGGCACCGCCAGCGGACCAAGTCGATACACTTGCTCCCCACTGATTCCCAATGGCTCTTGGCTCGTTGTCAAAACCTTGATCTGTGAAGAATTTGTTAGAAGTGTCTCTATCGCTTGTGCGATCACATCTGACAAATGTTCACAATTGTCGATAATCAGTGTGAGCTGCGCTGACCGGCTACCACCAAAAACCTGCCTAATGTGTTGCATCCCCAAACTCGGGATCATCAACGCGTTTGCAAGCGACGGCTCGACGAGTTGAGCATCTGAGACTTTGGCCATCTCCACCACGCGCACATCAATACTATCTCTTTCAGCCAGGCGCTCAGCAAACTCGATGGCAGATCTGGTCTTTCCAACGCCCCCAGAGCCAACAATGGTTAGAAGGCGAGACGCACCGAATAATTCTTCTATTTCTAACAATTCCGCTTCTCGGCCGAGCAGAGGCGTTAGCGGTATAGGAAACGCTCTGGCGGTCACCTTACCCAGAACCGGCTCTGAGACGGCCTCTTGGTTCTGTTTCGAGGCGAGCCTATATCCGAGACCAAACTCGGTTCTTACCATGTCCCTATCGGAACCAAGCGCACGCCTTATGGCCGACATTTGCGCTTGCAGGTTATTTTCTTCAACGACCACTCCAGACCAGACAGTTTCGAGGAGATAGTCCTTTGTGACCAACTCCCCTTTTGCCTTCACCAGAAGCCATAAAATGTCGATCGCCCGCGGGCTAATCTCAATCTTGATTCCGTCACGCATGAGAATACGCAGACGCGGAAAAATCCGGTAGCGGCCAAAATCAGTGCCTTCGTCATCTCGATCAGCGGCTTGCGTGACAGGGAGCTTTGCGGGCATAGACTATCCAACCTTTGCCAATTACTGCAATCTCATAGCGGCCAACCGGAACATTCGCAACATTGCCGCTTATTGAGGCTTCTTTAATTTACCGACCTGTGATCGGCATCCTCTACGAGCCAAGGCAGCAGCATACGTAGTGCTTAAGCCCGGAGTTTTATATTCTACTCCACACTGGACGAGGGGGCACCCGCTCAAGCATCTAGAGTTTAGTGACGATTTAACGAATTAGGATTCCCAACGCGTGTCAAATTAGATCCAACACTGGCTTTTGGAGTTCGGTGATGGATTGTGATGCACTTTGTGAAGATCAGTGGGAACGGACCAGGAGTTTCGTGCCGGTTGGCGCGAAGGTCAAACGCGGTCCGCAGACCAACAACCGTTTGTTTCTGGATGCACTGTTGTGGATGGCCCATTCAGGCGGTCGCTGGCGTGATTTGCCTGAACGGCTGGGCGACTATCGTTCGGTGAAGCGGCGCTATTACCGCTGGATCGAGATTGGCGTAGTCGACGAGATGCTATCGGTACTTGCCAGAGCAGCCGGTCTGGAATGGCTGATGATCGACAGCACCATCGTGCGGGCACATCATCATGCCGCTGGCGCGCGCCAGTTAAAAGGGGCGGATGCCTAAGGCCTAGGTCGGTTTCGTGGCGGACTGACAACGAAAATCCATGCCGCGACGGAGGCGCTTGGCCTTTCGATCCGCCTGATTGTCAGTCCGGGACAGCGCAATGACATCGCCTTTGCCCATGATCTTGTCGACGGTTTTCAAGTCGAGG
It encodes:
- a CDS encoding extradiol ring-cleavage dioxygenase translates to MAELVAVYAVPHTPSFVADAQLNGEKSEAVRYFSEIRAHFEASKPDVIVTVNNDHFNTFFFDNWPTFAIGTAEATAGPNDQTPGMPWYDVRVEAAAGKHLLSSMVAAGFDFSSTVDFQIDHGALVPLHFLTPDMHLPIVPIFINCVVPPLPVASRCLALGRSIGEAIRSWDSDARVAVVTSGSLSLEIGGPRVMVDKTFGVPDPSWAAWILQEIKTGLYDDLVSQATEDRMLEAGNVAGELLNWIIALGLVGNQTPAILIDQPQLGNAFAAWDVRSAQ
- a CDS encoding winged helix-turn-helix domain-containing protein, with product MPAKLPVTQAADRDDEGTDFGRYRIFPRLRILMRDGIKIEISPRAIDILWLLVKAKGELVTKDYLLETVWSGVVVEENNLQAQMSAIRRALGSDRDMVRTEFGLGYRLASKQNQEAVSEPVLGKVTARAFPIPLTPLLGREAELLEIEELFGASRLLTIVGSGGVGKTRSAIEFAERLAERDSIDVRVVEMAKVSDAQLVEPSLANALMIPSLGMQHIRQVFGGSRSAQLTLIIDNCEHLSDVIAQAIETLLTNSSQIKVLTTSQEPLGISGEQVYRLGPLAVPPKNIMDIKTALKYPAFELFVERASAKTQTNEINVALVNEICHRLDGLPLALELAAARVSTIGLSGVLAALNDRFNLLTAGRKTALAKHRTLRATVDWSYHLLDPDEQLMLRRISVFSSPFDVGAVRAVAIPEKSDPWYAVDILGRLVSKSLLLLDLSHTRPQYRFLESIRFYALEKLADDPDLNCVMQRYAFHILTAARHATHDWKTLSTDEWQATHAGIIDDIRGVLDWSFSTNGDMQVGISILACATPYWVQLSLHDECRNRISDALERFANSMAASDEMSLQAALGTALSWAVGPVAEADSAWQRALFLAQLHGVSEIELQARYGLWLVSLRSGRFHDSLNHATEMLRCSLRAGDAEAAAVAERIAGVSQHFSGNHDLARELIERSIHWFQVNLPQQRFRFGLDQSVAGKSFLARTLWVLGRVNEAKDLAGLAVSEAIMLDHANTLCCALAEGESTVFGLEGDVEAVRGAVTRLRHAARQHGLGFWDTYASVFDAWATMESGKVVSSSELSSVVEAVFNAGFHPKYTILFSDMLVATQRNMCDSTPLLPVLHILVEERDSEPCWADVEFRRATILLANVRGEKNVDLWGALEKARAENALSWALKIGIDLAFSKGSDGLLQKTVGVLADLIEVIPEHSGGRNLKIARSICTPHTLRQSDKV